The following proteins come from a genomic window of Bactrocera dorsalis isolate Fly_Bdor chromosome 6, ASM2337382v1, whole genome shotgun sequence:
- the LOC125779203 gene encoding uncharacterized protein LOC125779203, which produces MWNIVKIFQTFDTKEKCISFAEEQGLILKAKICRTHKMPMTLSLKKSSSVGVFRCLKGGCRNRSALARSSDTWFENVKIPLPQVFYLMYAYASHWSHAEVRKNSFIREPVLSSATICDWYNYCREAVVLYQVDHQVAVGKIGGPGKTVQIDESKFGKRKYNKGRRVEGHWVLGMVEDGSDGLRLEVCPGNVKSADVLIPLIEKHVAKGSIICTDCWRAYDCLASHGYEHRRVNHSDPDNPFVAEDGTHTQRIESQWRVIKRFFIKDNYNNSEDFSNLIYEYTWRKNIANNHDDPFVKLLDAIKYTYKP; this is translated from the exons ATGtggaatattgtaaaaatattccaaacattTGACACAAAAGAGAAATGTATTTCCTTTGCCGAAGAACAAGGTTTGATTTTAAAAGCCAAAATTTGCCGTACGCATAAAATGCCAATGACGCTATcgttaaaaaaaagtagcaGTGTTGGGGTGTTCCGATGCCTGAAAGGGGGTTGTCGGAACCGAAGTGCGTTGGCAAGGTCGAGCGATACCTGGTTCGAAAACGTCAAAATCCCACTTCCGCAGGTATTTTATCTAATGTATGCGTATGCATCTCATTGGTCACATGCGGAAGTGAGGAAAAACAGTTTTATCAGGGAACCAGTTTTATCTAGCGCTACAATATGTGACTGGTATAATTACTGCCGCGAAGCTGTAGTATTATACCAGGTTGACCATCAGGTAGCGGTAGGTAAAATTGGTGGCCCTGGTAAAACTGTTCAAATAGACGAAAGCAAATTTGGGAAGagaaaatacaacaaag ggCGGAGAGTCGAGGGCCACTGGGTTCTTGGGATGGTTGAGGATGGGAGTGACGGTCTTAGGCTGGAGGTATGTCCCGGCAATGTCAAGTCTGCTGATGTGCTCATACCTTTGATAGAGAAGCACGTGGCAAAAGGCAGTATCATATGTACTGATTGCTGGAGGGCATACGACTGTCTAGCCAGTCACGGGTATGAGCACCGACGCGTTAATCACAGCGACCCCGATAATCCGTTCGTTGCTGAGGACGGGACGCATACTCAACGCATCGAGTCCCAGTGGCGAGTAATTAAACGTTTTTTTATTAaggataattataataatagcgaagatttttctaatttaatttatgaatatacttggagaaaaaatattgcaaataatcatgACGAtccttttgtaaaattattagatgcaattaaatatacatataagccttaa